From the genome of Blautia hydrogenotrophica DSM 10507:
GGTAAAATAAATAGAAAATCCAAAGGAAAAAACAGACCACGCAATTGCCGTCAAAACAGCTCCCGGAACCTGACTTTTCAAACTGGCACGCCGGTTAGGGAGTGCTTTATACAAAAATAAAAACAGCAAAACCAAGACAATAAACACAAGAAAGTTTTTCGCACCTAAAAACCTGGCAACCATCTCCCCTAAAAAGGGCACATATCTCATCAGCGTCTGCTGAATAGAATTGCCAAATACCAATAAGATCAAGCTTCCGATCAATGCAAATACAAAGAGCACCGTATACAGCATTGACCAAAGACGGGTAGTAAGCCAATTTCTCGTCTCTTTGACATGATAAATGGTATTCAACCCGTTGGTGAGTGCCTGTATTCCTTTTCCTGCTGACCAGATTGCTGTCACCAAAGTCACAGGAAGCACAGCCCCACTCTTGCTAAAAACCTCTGCCACAATTCCCAGAACAAAAGACTGTATCTCTCTTGGCAAAAAGCTTACAATCGCAGACCGGACAGCGTTATAAGTCAAAGGTGTATATTGCACCAGCGTCATCAAAAACAGCATAAAGGGAATAAATGATAAAATAATAAAATATGCTGCCTGTGCCGCATATGCGCCAACATGATCTTTTTGAGTCCGCCGGATAAATCCGGACAGAGAAGACAACACCGGACCTAATTTTTTCTTCATTTTCCTCCCTCTTCGCCTGTTTTTGTTACATCATACCACGGTTTTTAAAGACTGACAAGTTTCAGCCCCTTGTCTGCCCATTCTTGAATCACTATTTTGTTACAGTTCAGGTCTTCAATATCCCACGAGGTGTTTTTATACATTTGTACAAAAATCCTAGAACTACTCGCGCCAAACTGCTGTAAACAGCAATTTGTGTGCATCGCGAAGCGTGTTACTGCGCACGAACTGCAAGTGAGTGAACAGTAACGCTATTTTGATTCATACTATTAATATATGTCGTATACAGACTTTCATTCCCCCTTAAAACGAATGAATTATAAATCCGTAAAATAATCCCTCAGGATAAAACAGATGGATAAAACGCTCTAGAGTTCCAGAAAAAAAGGGAGTCTCACGACTCCCTTCTTTTTCTGAGTGTCCCAAAATGCCGGTCCTATCTTTTGACGCCTAGCACTGAAGCTAGGTGGGTTTCCTCAACAAGTATTCTGCCTACCACGACGAGAGGTCTGACATCCAACTTGCGATCTTGGAATCCCTTAAAAATAGATGTAGGTTCAAAATAATAGGATTGTCGAGCATCCCAGGAAAACACATACACTCTTTTGCTATAAATTATTATACTCTAGTATATGTGAATTTTCAATATAAATTCCTTATCTTAAATGACAAATATAGACAAATTTTTTTGTCTGATTTTTACGCATTAGCGTGACAAGATCTGTCTATAACATAAAAAGGACTGTGCAAAGCCTGCACAGTCCCACAACATCATCAACAAAATTAATTCAACTCATCTACAACTTTCTGGATTGCTGCCAACGCATCGTCCGGAAGTTTGTCATAACCCTCTTTCTCCGTCTCGAATGCTTTGATTTCATTGAGACGATCATTCATACGAGCTTTCAGCTGAGACACGTATTCAGGATCATTCATATCCGGGATGAAGCCTTCCCAATCCATGATCTCGATATCAGAGAAGCTTCCCCACTGATGGAACTGAGCTCTCTTCTCAACAATTGCCTCCAAAATACCCAGAGTATCTTTCGGCTGAACCTTCTTGCCCATGAAGTCTCCGGTATTGACAATATAGCAATCTACATTTTTCTCTTCCACCAATTTTTTGAACTTCTCATAGTCGTTAGACAGAGGGTAAGTTCTGAATGGGTTCGCATAAGGAACTACAACCAGCTTATTCGGATCTACACCAGGAGCCAGACGCTCAGCGGAAGATCTCTTGGTCGCCAGAGTCGCACCCATCACAGAGGCCAAAGAAGCACCTTTCAGTTTTACAATTGGCGGAATGGTAGGATCTTTCATAATCCAGAAAATAGCATTTACAGGCGCATCAATCTTGTCTACGCGGTTCGGAGACCACAGCTTAGATTTAATCGCTCGTCCATTTCCATTTCTGATATCCTCTGTCACCAGCTGAACTTTTCCGTCTTCATCCAGAGTAGCGGAACAATTCTGTGCGGTCAGAAGATACTTATTGTCCTCACAGCCAGTCGGATAATCCGCTGTCTTATCAAAGTAAGTAGGCTCGATCGCGATGGATGCACAGGTATCTGTATTGATAATAAACGCATCGTCGTGCAGAACTTTGATTTCATATTTTCCGTCATGTTTTGCGTGAGTCAGAGTAGATTTTCCAGAACCTGACAGACCATATACGGAAGCTACATATTTTGAGCCGTCTGAAAGCAGATACTCTTTTTGTCCACCGTGGCAGGATGCATAACCGTTACGGTTTGCAATTGCCCATACCATGGTCAAAGTTCCTTTTTTATGCTCGCCAAAGTATCTCATACCAAGGATACAAGCACAGTTTGTCTCTGTATTGAAATAGCACAGAGTCTTCTTAGCCGGGTCGCTCAGACAGTCATAGCTCACTCCCGGATTCTCGGAAGGTGCCCACTGAGGATCAGAGAAAATATAGATATCTGGCTCTTTTCCGTCTCCTACTGGCTTTGACTCTTTGTACATTTTTACGTAATCATCAGACATGTACTGGAAGTTCAGCATCCAGTTATACATGATATTTTCCTCTCCTTCTGGAATCAGAAGATGAGCTTTTACCATGAATTCTGGATCCAGACCCGCATATACAGTAGCATGATACATTTTTTTATAACGAGAGGTATAGATCGCGTCCATAGCTACCTTGTCCAGCGCTTCGCAGTCCACACCCGGTTCTCCTGCAATACGGCGTGCAGTCGCATAACGTCCAGTGATGGCTCCGTCATTGAACAACAGAACTTTCGCATCCGCGTCCAGTCCGAATTCTTCTCCTCTATATACCGGCATATCAGTAACAACAGTGCCCGGAGAATTCTTAGCAAGATTGTACGCTTCTTTCAGAGTGTTTACCTTGACAACATTATTACCATAGAAAGCTGCTTCAATGATGGAACGTGTCTTGGAAAAACCAACTTTTCCTTTTCCAATTTCACTAATTGGATAATTCGCTTTTGTTGACATGTCATTTCCTCCTTCTATTCTAGCAATCACGAATATTATGACATTTTCAAAAAAAATTGTCAATGCATTGAAGAGTTAAAAAAAATTATTGGTCACTTAGCTGATTCCGTTCAACTTTTGGTACAAATCTTTGGCATAACTGTCAGTCATCCCACTGACAAAGTCCGTGATAAGCAACAATCGCAAATACAGCTTTTCTGCCAAAGATTTTCCCTTCGAATAAGTGTGATAAGTCTGTTTATAATTCTCCGAAACCAGGTTCATTAGCTTCTTTTCCATCATGTTCATGGGCACTTCCGTATCGTAATAGAGCGCTGCCGGAACAAATCTGTCCAGAAGGAAATTCAAAATTGTCCAGGCCGAGACTTCGTTCTGAAGTATCTGCCTGGATGAGAATGCATATTTATGGGCGATTCGCCGCAGAGCTTCGACAACCCACTCAGCCGTTGTCCCCTGAAACAAATCCTTCCGAAATTCCCCTGCCATAATCTCTTCATAATGTAAGAGAAAACTGTCTGTCACACCAAAGATCAGGGCGCTTTGCAGCCCGGCTATCCAATTTTGAACCGCATAGAGCTGTGTATTTGGCACTTGCCCCTTCTTGGCATGTTCATACTGCTGCCGCAGCATAGACGCGACATCCATTCCACTTCTCAAATTCTCCTCATAATCACAGTCCAACTCCCGAACCAGTTCGTCGTAGGATACAAAACTTTTCTTAAAAGCGTCTTCAATATCCGCCGTCAGATAGGCAATGTCATCTGCCGCCTCTAAGATGTAAGCCAGAGGATTTCTCTCGCCGTTTGTTCCTGTGGCCCTTGCAATATCCCGATACAGGTTTTCTTCTGCGTAAAAATATCCCATCTTTTTCTTCTTCACATCGGAACCATCAG
Proteins encoded in this window:
- a CDS encoding phosphoenolpyruvate carboxykinase (ATP), giving the protein MSTKANYPISEIGKGKVGFSKTRSIIEAAFYGNNVVKVNTLKEAYNLAKNSPGTVVTDMPVYRGEEFGLDADAKVLLFNDGAITGRYATARRIAGEPGVDCEALDKVAMDAIYTSRYKKMYHATVYAGLDPEFMVKAHLLIPEGEENIMYNWMLNFQYMSDDYVKMYKESKPVGDGKEPDIYIFSDPQWAPSENPGVSYDCLSDPAKKTLCYFNTETNCACILGMRYFGEHKKGTLTMVWAIANRNGYASCHGGQKEYLLSDGSKYVASVYGLSGSGKSTLTHAKHDGKYEIKVLHDDAFIINTDTCASIAIEPTYFDKTADYPTGCEDNKYLLTAQNCSATLDEDGKVQLVTEDIRNGNGRAIKSKLWSPNRVDKIDAPVNAIFWIMKDPTIPPIVKLKGASLASVMGATLATKRSSAERLAPGVDPNKLVVVPYANPFRTYPLSNDYEKFKKLVEEKNVDCYIVNTGDFMGKKVQPKDTLGILEAIVEKRAQFHQWGSFSDIEIMDWEGFIPDMNDPEYVSQLKARMNDRLNEIKAFETEKEGYDKLPDDALAAIQKVVDELN
- a CDS encoding deoxyguanosinetriphosphate triphosphohydrolase, which codes for MNWNQLLSEQRIVPCDVHRRPAAAFLLSEGRRETADLRTEFEKDYHRIVGSASFRRLQDKTQVFALDKSDFIRTRLTHSLEVSSFAKSLGQNISQHLLQTKKDRSFTIRNKEDICNILQCAGFIHDIGNPPFGHFGEEAIRDWFVRKLPEMKYQGKAVCEFLAPVMFQDLCHFEGNAQALRQVSKLYFLENEYGMNLTLGVLSAVIKYPVSSLKICPDGSDVKKKKMGYFYAEENLYRDIARATGTNGERNPLAYILEAADDIAYLTADIEDAFKKSFVSYDELVRELDCDYEENLRSGMDVASMLRQQYEHAKKGQVPNTQLYAVQNWIAGLQSALIFGVTDSFLLHYEEIMAGEFRKDLFQGTTAEWVVEALRRIAHKYAFSSRQILQNEVSAWTILNFLLDRFVPAALYYDTEVPMNMMEKKLMNLVSENYKQTYHTYSKGKSLAEKLYLRLLLITDFVSGMTDSYAKDLYQKLNGIS
- a CDS encoding YihY/virulence factor BrkB family protein translates to MKKKLGPVLSSLSGFIRRTQKDHVGAYAAQAAYFIILSFIPFMLFLMTLVQYTPLTYNAVRSAIVSFLPREIQSFVLGIVAEVFSKSGAVLPVTLVTAIWSAGKGIQALTNGLNTIYHVKETRNWLTTRLWSMLYTVLFVFALIGSLILLVFGNSIQQTLMRYVPFLGEMVARFLGAKNFLVFIVLVLLFLFLYKALPNRRASLKSQVPGAVLTAIAWSVFSFGFSIYFTFFPNFSNMYGSLTTIILIMLWMYICMNIVLFGAEINAYYEMEFRQAHAFAKELFEREEEELKEKEKILLEKEEELRVKEEHLKEREKNVEKKS